One stretch of Marinobacterium iners DNA includes these proteins:
- a CDS encoding tyrosine-type recombinase/integrase, producing MKQQILSSHREIQALKPSGNASVERIRVSSTHGPGLYIEMRGDRVSKRWVYRFRLGNKRPDLIIGTFPSVSLKQARELHGKAVQLVKQGIDPRSYRAAEVAKNTQAWSMQEAFSYWIKHYAANPTRNGYLPTEKTVKQMQRRWRLHLQDDLGSFRVMDLNRSKLLEVLSNAAIKAREEARQCLTLLKALLAYCEDMEQIEESPAATITPGKIKARPAPPKKRYLTLPELRELLVALDCDTGRTSASTRNAIKLAASTAARRSEVSQLLWSELDLENGVWTLPDHRSKTRQGRRIKLSAYSLDVLRQQRQHSNSQYVFESPRKPGEPIGIDVLSKAVKRLQGRDTKEQNLDAPLAHLEPFGVHDVRRTVTTALTEHLGADKLLVDVMIGHAEPRLIATYNRADRWPLQVQIWCQWGDMLSNLCSDKPEFIQESKHTNVIHVQFGSR from the coding sequence ATGAAGCAGCAAATACTCAGTTCTCATCGTGAGATACAGGCACTGAAACCCTCAGGTAACGCGAGTGTTGAACGTATCAGAGTATCATCAACACACGGTCCAGGCTTGTATATCGAAATGCGTGGCGACCGTGTGAGCAAACGCTGGGTCTACCGATTCAGACTGGGTAACAAGCGCCCTGATTTGATTATCGGCACTTTTCCATCTGTAAGTTTGAAGCAGGCAAGAGAATTGCACGGTAAAGCTGTTCAGCTGGTAAAACAGGGCATTGATCCACGGTCGTATCGTGCCGCTGAGGTCGCTAAAAACACTCAGGCATGGAGCATGCAAGAAGCGTTTTCGTACTGGATAAAGCACTATGCTGCGAATCCGACTCGGAATGGCTACCTGCCAACAGAAAAAACTGTCAAACAGATGCAGCGTCGATGGCGCTTGCACCTGCAGGATGATCTGGGATCGTTCCGAGTCATGGATCTGAATCGATCCAAGCTATTGGAAGTCTTGTCGAATGCAGCCATTAAGGCGCGGGAAGAAGCCAGGCAGTGCCTGACATTGCTGAAAGCGTTGCTGGCCTATTGTGAGGATATGGAGCAAATCGAGGAGAGCCCAGCTGCCACCATAACTCCCGGAAAAATCAAGGCGCGTCCCGCTCCTCCAAAAAAACGCTACCTCACTTTGCCAGAGTTAAGGGAGCTTCTTGTGGCACTGGATTGTGATACAGGCCGTACTTCTGCCAGTACTCGTAATGCCATCAAGCTTGCTGCCTCGACAGCTGCCAGGAGAAGTGAGGTTTCTCAGCTACTGTGGTCGGAGTTGGATCTTGAAAATGGAGTCTGGACATTACCAGACCATCGATCTAAAACTCGGCAAGGAAGACGGATAAAACTTTCAGCTTATTCGCTGGATGTACTGCGTCAACAACGGCAGCACAGCAATTCCCAGTATGTATTTGAGTCTCCACGCAAGCCTGGGGAGCCCATAGGTATTGATGTGCTGTCAAAAGCGGTAAAACGTCTTCAAGGACGTGATACGAAAGAGCAAAATTTGGATGCTCCTTTAGCACATTTGGAGCCTTTTGGTGTTCACGATGTGCGTAGAACGGTAACGACGGCATTGACGGAACACTTGGGTGCCGACAAGCTGTTGGTCGATGTAATGATTGGCCATGCGGAGCCACGTTTGATTGCTACCTATAACCGTGCTGATCGCTGGCCACTACAGGTGCAGATATGGTGTCAGTGGGGGGATATGCTCTCGAACCTTTGCTCCGATAAGCCAGAATTTATACAGGAATCGAAGCACACTAACGTCATTCACGTCCAGTTTGGAAGTCGCTGA
- a CDS encoding efflux RND transporter periplasmic adaptor subunit yields MVMTALAALAWHQLAPVEQQQGREKRPQAVHVVQPEVQTVRDRIEAVGTLRSRDEVVVTSEVTGRIVAIDFTTGQQVKKGQLLVQLDDRQAQADLAVAEARLADAQRQLRRAQQLRNSNSISQAQVDELRTTVNVAEAERQAARVRAANHRIVAPFAGVVGLREFSPGAYIESGDPLTTLDASGEMELTFAVAERFVGQLQSGQPVNSVTSSWPGEVFQGELAELDTRIDPLSRTLKVRALIDNSEGRLRPGQFMSVRLTLRQREALVVPEQAVLLQGDERYLFVATGDNTAERRSVQLGSREPGKVEILSGINTEDRVVITAQDRLSSGDALQILEGTDNAIPASELIRQES; encoded by the coding sequence ATGGTTATGACGGCATTGGCGGCTCTTGCCTGGCATCAGCTTGCCCCCGTTGAGCAGCAACAGGGGCGGGAAAAACGTCCTCAAGCCGTACACGTGGTCCAGCCAGAAGTACAGACAGTCAGGGATAGAATTGAAGCGGTTGGCACCTTGCGCTCGCGCGATGAAGTTGTGGTGACCAGTGAGGTTACCGGGCGGATTGTAGCGATTGATTTCACCACCGGTCAGCAAGTGAAAAAGGGGCAGCTTTTGGTGCAGCTGGATGATCGTCAGGCTCAGGCTGATCTGGCGGTAGCTGAGGCACGATTGGCCGATGCTCAGCGTCAATTGCGCCGAGCCCAGCAGCTGCGCAACAGCAACAGCATATCTCAGGCTCAGGTGGATGAACTGCGTACAACCGTCAATGTGGCCGAAGCCGAGCGACAGGCAGCCAGAGTCAGGGCAGCCAACCACCGTATCGTGGCCCCCTTTGCAGGCGTAGTCGGGCTGCGTGAGTTCAGTCCAGGTGCCTATATTGAAAGCGGAGACCCGCTGACCACTCTGGATGCAAGCGGTGAGATGGAGCTGACCTTTGCCGTAGCTGAGCGTTTTGTCGGCCAGTTGCAGTCAGGGCAGCCTGTAAACAGTGTTACCTCGAGCTGGCCTGGCGAAGTGTTTCAAGGTGAACTGGCGGAGCTGGATACCCGAATCGACCCGCTTAGCCGAACGCTAAAGGTCAGGGCACTGATCGACAACAGTGAAGGACGTCTGCGTCCGGGGCAATTCATGTCGGTTCGGTTGACACTCAGGCAGCGCGAGGCGCTGGTCGTACCTGAGCAGGCAGTGCTGTTGCAGGGGGATGAGCGCTATCTGTTCGTCGCCACTGGCGACAATACGGCCGAACGCCGTTCGGTACAGCTGGGCAGTCGTGAGCCGGGCAAGGTCGAAATTCTCTCGGGCATCAACACGGAAGATCGGGTTGTGATCACGGCTCAGGATCGGCTTTCCAGTGGTGATGCACTGCAGATTCTTGAAGGTACGGATAATGCCATTCCGGCGTCTGAGTTGATCCGGCAGGAGTCCTGA
- a CDS encoding inactive transglutaminase family protein, translating into MSRHSKAPFYIATGLLILAGVLLAVLRHYQLGVPWLPGQQQPVWLVEARVDFRAWGEPVTVSLNLPDSPPGFSVLSEQAASPGYGFAITQRGHDRRAEWTIRQANGPQTLYFKSRLIASAQTDTEPDNTPVTASEVFLEGPDIAAARSAIELAGSRSSNPASFTRELITLLNSPTPDQNTRLLLSDRTRAEALYLLINHSGTPARIAEGLRLEDARRQQSLLPWLQVHDGKRWLTFNPRTAEQGVPDDVLLWRQEASSLLDVTGGSNSVVSFSMLRQTVPALQIIRAEADGQAFGAFSLHQLPVEQQGMFRMLLLLPFGALVVCLMRIVVGIKTSGTFMPVLIAVAFVQTSLLPGLAAFIGVVTLGLLMRGYLSSLNLLLVSRISALIVLVLFITAGISIIGYQMGYSTGMTVTLFPMVILAWTIERMSILWEEEGAREVVTQGFGSLLVAIFAFLVMRAPLAEHLSFNFPELHLVVLGLILLLGQYTGYKLTELRRFTPMKRYD; encoded by the coding sequence TTGAGCCGACATTCCAAAGCCCCGTTTTATATTGCAACAGGCCTGCTGATTCTGGCCGGCGTTCTGCTGGCCGTTCTGCGTCATTATCAGCTGGGGGTTCCTTGGCTGCCAGGGCAGCAACAGCCTGTCTGGCTGGTCGAAGCACGGGTCGATTTTCGTGCCTGGGGCGAGCCCGTCACGGTCAGCCTCAACCTGCCGGACAGTCCGCCGGGATTTTCGGTACTGTCCGAGCAGGCAGCTTCACCCGGTTACGGTTTTGCCATTACACAACGTGGCCATGATCGCCGTGCGGAGTGGACAATCCGCCAGGCAAACGGCCCACAGACACTCTACTTCAAGAGCCGACTGATCGCTTCCGCACAGACCGACACTGAGCCCGACAATACTCCAGTCACCGCCAGCGAAGTTTTTCTGGAGGGACCGGACATTGCGGCCGCACGCTCGGCGATTGAGCTGGCGGGCAGTCGCTCCAGCAATCCGGCCAGCTTCACACGCGAATTGATCACCCTGCTTAACAGCCCAACACCGGACCAGAATACGCGACTTTTGCTGAGTGACAGAACCCGCGCCGAGGCCCTTTACCTTCTCATCAACCACAGCGGCACACCGGCTCGCATCGCCGAAGGACTGCGACTTGAGGACGCTCGCCGACAGCAATCGCTGCTACCCTGGCTGCAGGTACATGACGGCAAGCGCTGGCTCACGTTCAACCCACGTACCGCTGAGCAAGGGGTGCCGGATGATGTATTGCTCTGGCGGCAGGAGGCCAGTTCATTACTGGATGTAACCGGAGGCAGCAACTCGGTGGTCAGCTTCTCAATGTTGCGTCAGACAGTTCCCGCCCTGCAGATCATCCGCGCCGAGGCTGACGGGCAGGCGTTCGGGGCCTTCAGCCTGCATCAACTCCCGGTTGAGCAGCAAGGCATGTTCCGCATGCTGTTGTTGCTTCCGTTTGGTGCACTGGTGGTCTGCCTGATGCGAATAGTGGTTGGCATAAAGACTTCCGGCACATTCATGCCGGTATTGATTGCTGTGGCCTTTGTGCAAACCTCTCTACTGCCAGGCCTAGCGGCCTTTATCGGCGTGGTCACACTGGGGCTCTTGATGCGAGGATATCTATCCAGCCTGAACCTGCTGCTGGTATCACGCATATCGGCTCTGATTGTACTGGTGCTGTTTATCACCGCTGGCATCAGTATTATCGGCTACCAAATGGGCTACAGCACCGGCATGACCGTCACACTTTTCCCGATGGTCATTCTGGCCTGGACCATTGAGCGCATGTCGATCCTGTGGGAAGAAGAAGGTGCTCGCGAGGTGGTTACTCAGGGCTTTGGCAGCCTGTTGGTCGCCATTTTTGCATTCCTGGTGATGCGCGCGCCGCTGGCAGAGCACCTCAGCTTCAATTTTCCCGAGCTACACCTTGTAGTACTGGGGCTAATCCTGCTGCTGGGTCAGTATACCGGTTACAAGCTCACCGAACTGCGCCGATTCACCCCGATGAAAAGGTACGACTAA
- a CDS encoding TraI domain-containing protein, with translation MQVQKNGAMRGQPHHDILRITGLVTRIDADGDPVHELQLSCWCMTYTAFATITCQIDSNVLLQHFSLVYVIGYRTGEDTNPILTLTYIGKPTTDQVMRLPCLHSLPRSLSPLPDVSDQLVSAVNNLQTFQLRHFLKFSLERSDRLECFMLLPASQRDHHAYPGGLMTHSLEVAQMVVGMIRLNEPNMPLVWQETGFVAGLLHDLGKIRVYRRGGFQQPTASLVDHDQLTLELCAHGLEYLDQNLPDIADTLRHVWTCASPGARYGKTAMTTLARYLRDADGQNAMADKQKRASRNYSLNGMRSINQQRFWLPGDEAIAYEAA, from the coding sequence ATGCAAGTACAGAAAAATGGCGCTATGCGGGGGCAGCCCCACCACGATATTCTGCGCATCACAGGCCTGGTGACCCGTATCGATGCTGACGGTGATCCTGTTCATGAGTTACAGCTCAGCTGCTGGTGCATGACATACACTGCATTCGCGACTATAACTTGCCAGATCGACAGCAATGTTCTGCTGCAACATTTCTCACTGGTATACGTGATCGGCTATCGCACCGGGGAAGATACGAACCCGATTCTGACTTTGACCTACATCGGTAAACCTACAACCGATCAAGTCATGAGGCTACCTTGCCTACATTCGCTTCCGCGAAGTCTATCACCGCTACCGGATGTGTCGGATCAGCTTGTCTCTGCGGTAAACAACCTCCAAACATTTCAGCTGCGCCATTTCCTGAAATTCAGCTTGGAACGCAGTGATCGTCTGGAATGTTTTATGTTGTTGCCCGCCAGCCAGCGTGACCACCATGCCTACCCTGGAGGACTGATGACGCATTCGTTGGAGGTCGCCCAGATGGTTGTCGGCATGATCCGATTGAATGAGCCGAACATGCCATTGGTGTGGCAGGAGACGGGGTTTGTTGCCGGGTTACTGCATGACCTCGGTAAAATCAGGGTCTATCGGAGAGGGGGGTTCCAGCAGCCGACCGCATCACTGGTAGACCATGATCAACTCACACTCGAGCTGTGTGCCCATGGATTGGAATACCTGGACCAAAACCTGCCAGACATTGCCGATACGTTACGACATGTTTGGACCTGCGCGTCTCCAGGAGCCCGTTATGGTAAAACTGCCATGACCACGTTGGCGCGATACCTGCGTGATGCTGACGGCCAAAACGCCATGGCGGACAAGCAAAAGCGTGCTTCCCGGAATTATTCACTCAACGGAATGCGCAGCATCAATCAGCAACGATTCTGGCTACCTGGCGATGAGGCTATCGCCTACGAGGCAGCCTGA
- a CDS encoding efflux RND transporter permease subunit, translating into MVLSDISIKRPVFATVMSLLILVFGLAALNQLPVREYPDIDPPVVSVSTDYTGAAAEVVDTQITQVIEGAISGIEGIRSIESSTEQGESRTTIEFTTSRDVDVAANDVRDAVARVINRLPDEADPPVVRKADSNARPMMWITLRSDIWDSAQLSDFADRVLKDRLAVVDGVAEVRIGGERRYAVRVWLDPERLAARDMTVAEVERALRANNVELPGGSVESVSRDFTVRTEGRLNRVEEFREMVIRRDGNVLLRLGDVADVQLGVESDVSRLRANGQTAIGMGITRQSKANTVAVSDRVKEELSRIRESLPPEVSITESYDESIFIRASIKEVLVTLAISVSLVILVIFIFLRSWRATLIPAVTIPVAVIGAFIGLGFLGFSINVLTLLAIILAIGLVVDDAIVMLENIQRRIDEGEKPLVAAYLGARQVAFAVIATTLTLVAVFVPISFMGGNIGRLFSEFGFTLASAVIVSSFVALTLAPMLCSKWLQHSPEQEEGHRIWMASERVLGALNRGYERLLRFSLRQPGLLLGIGLAGLVLAAVIFPRLPQELAPTEDRGVIIMPSKAPRGSTADYTEHHVRQVEQRLLPYLEDGVAERLLSIVGFRGEADNAFIILGLSHWDQRDVKQQSIAAELFPKLAQVPGVRSIPINPPGLGQSGFSQPVSFVIGGPDYESVQGWSQEILQRAQENPNLINLETDFELTRPELRVDIDRQRAADLDVTVEDVGLTLQTVLASRQVTTYMDRGREYDVIVQAQDASRATPADLGRIYLRPREGGGLIPLQALVDVEEVGANPDLRRIDRLPAVIISGSLAPGYDLGTALNYLNGLAQDYLPPEARVSYQGLSREFQESSAAIYLTFALAFVIVFLVLAAQFESWIHPLIIMLTVPLAVTGALAALWASGISLNIYSQIGIIMLLGLMAKNGILIVEFANQLRDKGLDVHEAILQGAIMRFRPVLMTTISTIFGAIPLVLATGAGAESRAAIGVVILGGLLFAATLTLFIIPVLYNLLARYAKSAGVVEKALSRELPKGREDEVK; encoded by the coding sequence ATGGTGTTGTCCGATATTTCCATCAAGCGACCCGTGTTTGCCACGGTCATGAGTCTGCTTATTCTGGTGTTTGGATTGGCGGCCCTGAATCAGCTGCCGGTGCGTGAATATCCCGACATCGATCCGCCGGTAGTGTCTGTTTCGACTGACTATACCGGTGCCGCCGCCGAGGTTGTGGATACCCAGATTACGCAGGTGATCGAGGGTGCAATCAGCGGTATTGAGGGTATTCGCTCCATTGAATCCAGTACCGAGCAGGGCGAATCACGCACCACCATCGAGTTCACCACCTCGCGTGATGTGGATGTGGCGGCCAATGACGTGCGTGATGCCGTGGCCCGTGTGATTAACCGATTGCCGGATGAAGCAGATCCCCCGGTGGTTCGCAAGGCGGACTCCAATGCACGACCGATGATGTGGATTACCCTGAGATCCGATATCTGGGATTCCGCACAGCTGAGTGACTTTGCTGACCGGGTACTGAAAGACCGTTTGGCGGTGGTCGATGGTGTGGCGGAGGTACGGATTGGCGGCGAGCGTCGTTATGCCGTGCGTGTCTGGCTGGACCCGGAGCGGTTGGCGGCGCGTGATATGACGGTGGCTGAAGTGGAGCGGGCACTGCGGGCCAACAATGTCGAGTTACCCGGTGGTTCGGTGGAGTCGGTCAGTCGTGACTTTACCGTGCGCACGGAGGGGCGGCTCAACCGGGTTGAAGAGTTCCGTGAAATGGTGATTCGCCGTGACGGTAACGTGCTGTTGCGACTGGGCGATGTGGCCGATGTGCAACTGGGTGTTGAGTCTGATGTCAGTCGTTTACGTGCCAATGGACAGACCGCCATAGGCATGGGGATTACGCGTCAGTCGAAGGCCAACACGGTCGCGGTCTCAGACCGGGTGAAGGAAGAGCTGAGTCGGATTCGGGAGAGTCTTCCGCCTGAAGTAAGCATCACCGAAAGCTATGACGAATCGATCTTTATTCGCGCATCCATCAAGGAAGTTCTGGTCACGCTGGCGATCTCGGTATCACTGGTGATACTGGTGATCTTCATCTTCCTGCGTTCCTGGCGGGCTACTCTGATACCGGCCGTGACCATACCGGTCGCGGTCATCGGTGCGTTTATCGGTCTTGGCTTTCTCGGCTTCTCCATCAACGTGTTGACACTGCTGGCGATCATTCTGGCGATCGGTCTGGTGGTGGATGATGCCATCGTCATGCTGGAAAACATTCAGCGTCGTATTGATGAGGGTGAGAAACCTCTGGTGGCCGCCTATCTGGGGGCGCGTCAGGTTGCCTTTGCCGTGATCGCCACCACGCTGACACTGGTGGCGGTATTCGTGCCGATCTCATTTATGGGCGGGAATATTGGTCGCCTGTTCAGCGAATTCGGCTTCACACTGGCTTCGGCAGTTATCGTGTCAAGTTTTGTGGCACTGACGCTGGCCCCGATGTTGTGCTCCAAGTGGCTTCAACACAGTCCAGAGCAGGAAGAGGGACACCGGATCTGGATGGCAAGCGAACGTGTATTGGGGGCGCTTAACCGAGGCTATGAACGGTTGCTGCGCTTCTCATTGCGTCAACCCGGTCTTTTGCTGGGGATTGGCCTTGCTGGCCTGGTGCTGGCAGCCGTGATCTTTCCGCGCTTGCCGCAGGAGTTGGCGCCGACCGAAGATCGGGGTGTCATTATCATGCCCAGCAAGGCACCGCGTGGTTCCACAGCCGACTATACCGAGCATCATGTGCGCCAGGTCGAACAGCGACTGCTGCCCTATCTTGAAGACGGAGTCGCGGAACGCTTGCTGTCGATTGTCGGTTTCCGTGGTGAAGCTGACAACGCTTTTATTATCTTGGGTCTTAGCCACTGGGATCAGCGTGATGTTAAACAGCAGAGCATTGCCGCTGAGTTATTTCCAAAACTGGCACAGGTACCCGGCGTGCGCTCGATTCCGATCAACCCGCCGGGGCTGGGGCAAAGTGGCTTCAGTCAGCCCGTCTCTTTTGTAATCGGAGGGCCTGACTATGAAAGCGTACAAGGCTGGAGCCAAGAGATCCTGCAGCGAGCGCAGGAAAACCCTAACCTGATCAACCTTGAAACCGACTTCGAGCTGACTCGACCAGAGCTGCGCGTTGACATCGACCGCCAGCGTGCGGCTGATCTTGATGTCACGGTTGAAGATGTGGGGCTGACCTTGCAAACCGTACTGGCGTCACGTCAGGTTACCACCTACATGGATCGGGGCCGTGAGTATGATGTTATCGTACAGGCGCAGGATGCGAGCAGGGCGACGCCAGCTGACCTTGGGCGGATCTATCTTCGCCCGCGTGAAGGGGGCGGCCTGATTCCGCTGCAGGCACTGGTGGATGTAGAGGAGGTGGGGGCGAACCCAGACCTGCGGCGCATCGACCGCTTGCCTGCCGTCATTATTAGTGGCTCACTGGCGCCCGGCTATGACCTGGGTACGGCACTGAATTACCTTAACGGGCTGGCGCAGGACTATTTGCCACCTGAAGCCCGTGTCAGCTATCAGGGACTCAGCCGTGAATTTCAGGAATCTTCAGCGGCGATCTATCTGACGTTTGCACTGGCATTTGTCATTGTCTTCCTGGTGTTGGCGGCTCAGTTCGAGAGCTGGATTCACCCCCTGATTATTATGCTGACCGTGCCTCTGGCTGTGACGGGAGCACTGGCTGCGCTTTGGGCATCGGGGATCAGTCTCAATATCTACAGCCAGATCGGCATCATCATGTTGCTGGGGCTGATGGCCAAAAACGGCATCCTTATTGTGGAGTTTGCCAATCAGTTGCGTGATAAGGGTCTGGACGTACATGAGGCGATTCTCCAGGGGGCGATCATGCGCTTCAGACCGGTATTGATGACCACCATCTCCACCATCTTCGGTGCGATACCACTGGTGCTGGCGACAGGAGCGGGGGCGGAAAGCCGTGCCGCTATTGGTGTGGTCATTCTGGGCGGGTTGTTGTTTGCCGCCACGCTGACTCTTTTCATCATTCCGGTGCTGTATAACTTGCTGGCACGCTACGCCAAGTCAGCGGGTGTGGTTGAAAAGGCACTAAGCCGAGAGTTGCCAAAAGGACGAGAAGATGAGGTCAAATAG
- a CDS encoding helix-turn-helix domain-containing protein: MVRCHLSRLMGERKMKIIDVARETGLNRNTITLLYKENAQRVDLDAIDRLCHLFGCEVGDLLEYVPEE, encoded by the coding sequence ATGGTCCGTTGTCATCTGTCTCGCCTGATGGGGGAGCGCAAAATGAAAATCATCGATGTCGCGCGGGAAACCGGCCTGAACCGCAATACGATCACGCTGCTATACAAGGAAAACGCGCAGAGGGTCGACCTGGATGCGATCGATAGGCTCTGTCACCTGTTTGGGTGTGAGGTGGGCGATTTACTGGAGTATGTGCCTGAGGAATAG
- a CDS encoding diguanylate cyclase — MPRFSTEQLCTEWTAINQRFSAEVQQFVIDFSQQHASSLSEHFYREMLGDPTASQFLSNDEVQSRLGQSMRRWVAGLFVSTTEDDVLRLIAEQRKIGEVHARIGIPVHLVLRGARCLKDRFVQLLHEVPNLPDEDQYAAMRLASDTIDLTMEVMGHAYSLSHDRNSRSEEAYRLFAITQNIASEKEQQRAALFDWENQLMFSQAVGTQLSELPRIQSSDFGLWFRHKGIHAFEGSAEAGAVMDTMEEIDSVLLPLFGSDGSNTIAISQDSRVHLLRDLRDKVKSIRFHLSNLFERNDELESGRDVLTRLLNRKFMPVVLSKQVSQSRTQKTAFAVLAIDIDHFKQVNDIHGHQAGDSVLQQLALILLNNSRSGDYLFRLGGEEFLLIAVDMDATRARTVAEKLRKSVERESFLLYDGKELKATISVGVACFDGHPDYQRVLRKADDALYQAKNSGRNRVVVAMGGGASEVD; from the coding sequence ATGCCTCGCTTTTCGACCGAGCAATTGTGTACAGAGTGGACTGCAATCAATCAACGCTTCAGCGCAGAGGTTCAGCAGTTTGTCATCGACTTTTCCCAGCAGCACGCGAGCTCATTGTCAGAGCACTTTTATCGCGAGATGCTGGGTGATCCCACTGCATCACAGTTTCTGTCAAACGATGAAGTACAGAGTCGTTTGGGTCAGTCCATGCGGCGTTGGGTTGCGGGCCTGTTTGTCTCGACCACTGAAGATGATGTGCTGCGATTGATAGCGGAACAACGCAAGATCGGTGAAGTGCATGCTCGCATTGGCATACCTGTTCACCTGGTGCTGAGAGGTGCGCGTTGCCTCAAGGATCGCTTTGTTCAGCTGCTGCATGAAGTGCCGAATCTGCCAGATGAAGATCAGTATGCGGCGATGCGACTGGCATCGGATACCATCGATCTGACAATGGAAGTTATGGGGCACGCCTACTCCCTGTCACACGATCGAAATTCGCGATCTGAAGAGGCCTATCGACTTTTTGCCATAACCCAGAATATTGCCAGCGAGAAAGAGCAGCAGAGGGCGGCTCTGTTCGACTGGGAAAATCAGTTGATGTTCAGTCAGGCGGTTGGTACTCAACTGAGTGAACTACCGCGCATACAGTCGTCGGACTTTGGTTTATGGTTCCGTCACAAAGGTATTCATGCCTTTGAGGGCTCGGCTGAGGCCGGCGCGGTGATGGATACCATGGAAGAGATTGACAGTGTGCTGCTGCCGCTTTTCGGATCGGATGGCAGTAACACCATCGCCATCAGCCAGGATTCACGCGTACATCTGCTGCGAGACCTGCGGGATAAGGTTAAAAGCATACGCTTTCACCTCAGCAATTTGTTTGAGCGCAACGATGAATTGGAATCCGGTCGAGATGTGCTGACGCGGCTGTTGAACCGGAAGTTCATGCCGGTAGTGTTGAGCAAGCAGGTCAGCCAGTCCCGCACTCAGAAAACAGCCTTCGCCGTCCTTGCTATTGATATTGATCACTTCAAGCAAGTGAACGACATTCATGGGCATCAGGCGGGGGACAGTGTCTTGCAACAGCTGGCGTTGATATTGCTGAACAACAGCCGTTCCGGCGATTACCTGTTCCGCTTGGGTGGTGAAGAGTTCTTACTCATTGCAGTTGATATGGATGCCACGCGTGCCAGGACTGTGGCGGAGAAGCTGCGTAAAAGCGTCGAGCGGGAAAGTTTCCTGCTGTACGATGGCAAAGAGCTGAAAGCCACCATCAGCGTGGGTGTGGCCTGCTTTGATGGTCACCCCGATTATCAGAGAGTGTTGCGCAAAGCCGATGATGCGCTTTATCAGGCCAAAAACAGTGGCCGCAACAGAGTGGTAGTGGCGATGGGTGGTGGGGCGTCAGAAGTTGATTGA
- a CDS encoding helix-turn-helix transcriptional regulator, whose translation MLDRMLSIDAVINVTGLSRATIYRQMDAGEFPQRVRISGGRVSWRESDIQEWIQLGTDRWCAQRNGNQSEGA comes from the coding sequence ATGCTGGACCGAATGTTGAGTATTGATGCAGTGATTAACGTTACGGGACTATCCCGGGCAACCATCTATCGGCAAATGGATGCAGGGGAGTTTCCGCAGCGTGTCAGAATCAGCGGAGGTCGGGTTTCATGGCGCGAGTCAGATATTCAGGAATGGATACAACTCGGAACCGACCGATGGTGTGCACAGCGCAACGGGAACCAATCCGAAGGGGCCTAA
- a CDS encoding RimK/LysX family protein: protein MLSTRSSRSRITRLTFLLGLAVLLSGCSHDRYLFLERAELDQLEQQHKLQQQRLEALEALETRTLEQFDVMETRQQLRQQALLDRLNRQQDLIQSLPQQQASILPPQPTTSEPSARLKGKLVVGETEPIYIADPGLVYTARIDSGATTSSLHALNIQRFERNGQPWVRFDISVPGRDETLTMEHEISRRARIIQSNTDDPERRIVVELPFMIGDHRDLAEFTLSDRSHLTYPVLVGRNILRDVMLIDVGQEFVTELPEGLNTEQGAKTP from the coding sequence ATGCTTTCTACTCGTTCGTCCCGATCAAGGATCACCCGTCTTACTTTTCTGCTGGGCCTTGCCGTACTGCTGTCAGGCTGTAGCCACGATCGTTACCTGTTTCTGGAGCGTGCCGAGCTGGATCAACTGGAGCAACAGCACAAACTGCAACAGCAGCGCCTTGAAGCTCTTGAAGCTCTTGAAACACGTACTCTTGAGCAGTTTGATGTCATGGAAACGCGCCAGCAGCTGCGCCAGCAGGCACTGCTCGATCGTTTGAACCGACAACAGGACCTGATTCAGTCACTGCCACAACAGCAGGCAAGCATTTTGCCACCGCAGCCAACCACCAGCGAACCGTCCGCTCGTCTCAAGGGCAAACTGGTGGTGGGTGAGACGGAACCGATTTACATTGCCGATCCAGGCCTAGTCTATACTGCACGCATTGACAGCGGAGCCACAACCTCTTCCCTGCATGCACTCAATATCCAGCGTTTTGAACGCAACGGACAGCCTTGGGTCCGGTTTGATATCAGTGTACCCGGCCGTGATGAAACCCTGACCATGGAGCATGAAATTTCCCGACGTGCTCGCATCATACAATCAAACACCGATGACCCCGAACGACGCATTGTCGTAGAGCTGCCGTTCATGATTGGCGATCACCGTGACCTGGCTGAATTTACCCTGAGCGATCGCAGCCACCTGACCTACCCGGTACTGGTTGGACGCAATATCCTGCGTGATGTGATGCTGATCGATGTGGGCCAGGAGTTCGTGACCGAGCTGCCCGAAGGCCTCAATACTGAACAGGGAGCCAAAACACCTTGA